Genomic segment of Pararhodobacter zhoushanensis:
GGGCACCAGAATCGACGGCCGCCCGATCACCGTCAGATCCGCCACCGTCGACGCGCCCGAGCGTGAAATCACCAGCTGTGCTTCGGAAAACCGGCGGGGGATGTCCGCGAAGAACGGCTCGACCTCGGCCGGAATGCCCGCCGCCTCATAGGCCGCCGCCACCCTGTCCAGATCCTCGGGCCGCGCCTGATGCGCCACGCGCACATGCTGGCGCAGAACGTCCGGCAAACCGGCAAGCGCCGCAGGCACCACATCCGACAGGATGCGCGCGCCCTGAGAGCCGCCGATGATCACCAGCGACATCGGATAATTGCCCGGCTCGATATAAGGCGAGGCCGCGCGTTCGCGCACCGAGCTCCGCACCGGGTTGCCGATCTGATGCCCGGCCACGCCCTTGGGCAGTACCGTCGGCCAGGTGCCGCAGGCGACAGCCGAAACGCGCTTGGCGAACAGTTCATTGACCCGGCCCAGCACGCCGTTCTGCTCATGAATCAGGCGCGGAATGCGGAGCAAACTCGCCGCGGTCAGCGCCGGAATCGACGGATAGCCGCCAAACCCCGCCACCACAGCGGGCCGGTCGGCAACCATGGTCGCGACCGCCTTGGCCACGCCGCCCAGAATGCGGAACGGCACCGCCAGCTTCGCCAGCACCCCACCCCGCGCAAAGGTCGCCGAGCCGACAACGCGCCGCGTCACCGCGTCGGGGAACCCGCCTGCATAGCGTGCACCGCGCGCATCCGTCGACAGCACCACACGCCAGCCGCGCGCCAGAAGCTCTTCAGCCAGTGCTTGCGCCGGGAACATATGCCCCCCGGTCCCCCCTGCCGCGATGACCGCAAGCGGGGCCTTTCCTGCCGGGTTAGCCATGATTATCGCCCCCGTGTTTGCATCAGATCGCCGATTTCACCCTGCGGCCGTGTGCGCGTCAAGGCCAGCAGCATGCCCACCATCAGCCCCATCGCCAGCAGCGACGAGCCGCCCTGACTGACAAAGGGCAGCGTCATCCCCTTCGCGGGCAGCAGCCGTACGGCCACGCCCATGTTGATCATCGCCTGCGCCGAGATCATCGCCACCAGCCCGGTTCCGGCCAGCCGGATGAACGGATCGCGCTCACGCGTGAGGCGCGACAGGGCGCGCAGGCAGATCACCGCGTAAAGCGTGATAATGATCAACACCATCATGAAGCCGTATTCCTCGGCCGCGACGGCGATCACAAAGTCGGTATGCGCATCGGGCAGCTGCCATTTCACCTGCCCCTCGCCCACGCCCAGACCGAACAACCCGCCCTCCTGAATGGCCGAGGTCGCATAGCCCAGCTGCGAGCGTGCATCCAGTTCTGACGACAGGAAGGCGTCAATCCGGCGCGCGAAGTGTTCCGAGAACATATAGGCGACAAACCCGCCGCTCACCGCCGCGGCGGCCAGCCCCAGAATGATCAGCATCGACGCGCCCGAGACGAAATACATCGCCCCCCAGCCGAACAGCACCAGCACCGACTGGCCGAAATCCGGCTGAATCACCAAGAGACCAACGGTCGCCAGCACAACGCCCAGCGACAACAGCCGTCCCGGCGGACCGTTCAGATCCTGCCCGGCGGCCAGCAGCCAGGCGGCGGTCACCGCCAGGCAGGGTTTGACAAATTCCGACGGCTGGACGCTGGTGAAGCCAAGGCTCAGCCAGCGCACGGCGCCCTTGCCAAAGTCGGTGCCGATCACCGGCAGTGCCAGCAGCGTCGCAAACCCAAGGCCAAAGCCCAGCACACCCCAACGGCGGATCGTTTCAGGATTACGCATCGAGACGAAGAGCATCACCGTGACGCTCAAACCCGCGTAAATCGCGTGTCGCTCGAAATAATGGAACGGGGGCAAATGGTTGCGCGCTGCCAGCGGCGGCGACGAGGCCAGGGCCAGCAGCAATCCAACTGCGACAAGCAACAGGACGCTCGAAATCGTCCAACGATCTACCGTGCGCCACCAACGCGACAACACCGGCTCGCCCACATGGGCGGGCATGCTGCCATGAACCATTTCCGTCATGGGGGTCTGCTCACTTTGCCTGTTATAAGCCCGTTTGCCGGGTCTTCAGGCAAGAATAGCGCGAATGCGGAATCTTGGCCAGAGACTTGCGATCACATCGGCGAGTCTCGGCGTTGCGGATCAGCGGCGGCGGCGCAACGTGTCGATGGTATAGACCACCAAAGCCGCCCAGATCATGGGAAACGCGACCAGTTTTGCCCCATCGAACGTCTCGCCGAACACCCATACGGCGGCCAGAAACACCAGCGTTGGCACGATATATTGCATCAAGGCCATCGTGCTCAGCGTAAGCCGTTTCGCCCCGTTGGCATACAGCATCAGCGGCACCGCTGTGATCACACCCGCCCCCATCAGCAATGCGGTCAGCCCCGCACCCGCATAGCCAAAGCTCATCGAGCCCTGCGTCCACAGCCACGCCAGATAGGCCAGCGCCACCGGGCTGAGCAGGATCACTTCCAGC
This window contains:
- a CDS encoding UDP-N-acetylglucosamine--N-acetylmuramyl-(pentapeptide) pyrophosphoryl-undecaprenol N-acetylglucosamine transferase, producing the protein MANPAGKAPLAVIAAGGTGGHMFPAQALAEELLARGWRVVLSTDARGARYAGGFPDAVTRRVVGSATFARGGVLAKLAVPFRILGGVAKAVATMVADRPAVVAGFGGYPSIPALTAASLLRIPRLIHEQNGVLGRVNELFAKRVSAVACGTWPTVLPKGVAGHQIGNPVRSSVRERAASPYIEPGNYPMSLVIIGGSQGARILSDVVPAALAGLPDVLRQHVRVAHQARPEDLDRVAAAYEAAGIPAEVEPFFADIPRRFSEAQLVISRSGASTVADLTVIGRPSILVPYAAAIRGEQEANARGLVEAEAAVLMPESMFTPEALAATISTILTTPQAAARMARAATRLGMPDAAMALADLAERLAGPPEH
- a CDS encoding FtsW/RodA/SpoVE family cell cycle protein; protein product: MTEMVHGSMPAHVGEPVLSRWWRTVDRWTISSVLLLVAVGLLLALASSPPLAARNHLPPFHYFERHAIYAGLSVTVMLFVSMRNPETIRRWGVLGFGLGFATLLALPVIGTDFGKGAVRWLSLGFTSVQPSEFVKPCLAVTAAWLLAAGQDLNGPPGRLLSLGVVLATVGLLVIQPDFGQSVLVLFGWGAMYFVSGASMLIILGLAAAAVSGGFVAYMFSEHFARRIDAFLSSELDARSQLGYATSAIQEGGLFGLGVGEGQVKWQLPDAHTDFVIAVAAEEYGFMMVLIIITLYAVICLRALSRLTRERDPFIRLAGTGLVAMISAQAMINMGVAVRLLPAKGMTLPFVSQGGSSLLAMGLMVGMLLALTRTRPQGEIGDLMQTRGR